The following are from one region of the Bacillota bacterium genome:
- a CDS encoding carbohydrate kinase family protein, translating into MGKVLVCGSIAFDHIMDFPGLYKEQILPEKIHALNISFLVNSMKKARGGTAPNIAYNLALVGEKPVVLGTAGKDFVEYRDWLNENGVETSYVRVLDDDFTASCFITTDLSNNQITVFYPDAMAKDPEITLKGIDTDKISMAVIAPTDPAAMVKWAAECQELGVPYLYDPGMQIPRLSGEDLKNGILGAKIVIFNEYEYNMMIEKTGLSKEEILNSVDILVETLGGKGSILRTRKERLHINAAKPVRVVEPTGAGDAYRAGLIKGYFEGVPLEVIGRYASVTAVYAVEHKGGTEHKYTIEEFQKRFEENYGR; encoded by the coding sequence ATGGGTAAGGTGCTGGTATGCGGTTCAATAGCATTTGACCATATCATGGATTTTCCGGGTCTTTATAAGGAACAGATACTACCCGAAAAGATTCATGCATTGAATATCAGTTTCCTGGTTAACAGCATGAAAAAGGCAAGGGGTGGAACGGCTCCCAATATAGCGTATAATCTGGCGCTTGTCGGAGAGAAACCGGTTGTGCTCGGAACTGCCGGGAAAGACTTTGTCGAGTACAGGGACTGGCTGAATGAAAACGGCGTTGAGACAAGCTATGTCAGGGTATTGGATGATGACTTCACGGCTTCCTGTTTTATTACGACAGACCTATCCAATAACCAGATTACAGTGTTTTATCCCGACGCTATGGCAAAAGACCCTGAAATAACGTTAAAAGGTATTGATACGGATAAAATCTCAATGGCCGTCATTGCACCGACAGACCCTGCTGCAATGGTCAAGTGGGCTGCCGAGTGCCAGGAGCTTGGGGTACCATATCTTTACGATCCTGGAATGCAGATACCCAGGCTCTCGGGAGAGGACCTCAAAAATGGTATTCTTGGTGCAAAAATAGTTATTTTTAATGAATATGAGTATAATATGATGATAGAGAAGACAGGCTTGAGCAAGGAAGAAATACTGAACAGCGTAGATATACTGGTTGAAACCCTCGGAGGAAAGGGCTCGATTCTAAGGACGCGGAAGGAAAGGTTGCATATAAACGCTGCAAAACCTGTAAGAGTGGTTGAACCCACAGGGGCAGGCGATGCTTACAGGGCTGGATTGATAAAAGGGTATTTTGAGGGAGTGCCGCTTGAAGTCATAGGAAGGTATGCAAGTGTGACGGCAGTTTATGCCGTAGAGCATAAAGGAGGCACCGAGCATAAGTATACAATCGAGGAGTTTCAAAAGAGATTTGAAGAGAACTACGGCAGGTAG